The following proteins are encoded in a genomic region of Necator americanus strain Aroian chromosome II, whole genome shotgun sequence:
- a CDS encoding hypothetical protein (NECATOR_CHRII.G5580.T1), with protein MAKAAKKGSPAKKESKTKKSGKTKDPNAPKRAMSAFFFWMADNRDRIKKPGMGVAEVAKAAGVEWGKVADKSKWEKKAAEDKKRYETEMAAYKGSE; from the exons ATGGCGAAAGCGGCGAAGAAGGGATCACCCGCTAAGAAGGAATCGAAGACCAAGAAAAGTGGCAAAACTAAG GATCCGAACGCTCCGAAAAGAGCTATGTCcgctttcttcttctggatGGCTGACAACCGCGACCGCATCAAGAAGCCAGGGATGGGAGTTGCTGAAGTCGCAAAGGCGGCTGGAGTCGAATGGGGCAAAGTAGCTGACAAATCg AAGTGGGAGAAAAAGGCTGCAGAGGACAAGAAGCGATACGAAACCGAGATGGCTGCGTACAAGGGAAGCGAATAA